In the genome of Candidatus Cloacimonadota bacterium, the window CTCTGCCATTTCCACCGGATTGAGAATTATTGCTGTGTAGAAATAGGCGAAGAATATTATTAAAAGCACATAAAGTGTTGTATAGATGAACTCTCCCGGTGATAACCATCGTATTACTACATTCATGAAATCACTTGCCGGAAAGAAAGTGGCAATCGTTCTGGGGAACATAATAACCGATTGGGCAAATATGATCGGAATCACACCAGCAGTATTAACTCTTAGAGGAATATGAGTACTCTGCCCGCCATACATGCGTCTGCCAACTACCCGTTTTGCATATTGGACAGGTATTTTCCTCATCGCTTCAGTCACCAGAATGACACTTGCCGTAACCCCCACCATGATGATCAACACTAAAAGACCCATGAAGATACTCATAGCTCCAGCTCTGATCATATTGAACATCAGTATGAATCCCTGAGGATATCGGGCAATAATACCGGCAAAAATGATCAATGATATACCGTTTCCGATACCGAATTCTGTTATCTGTTCACCAAGCCACATAATGACTATTGTCCCGGTTACCAAAGTAACCACCGTTGTAAAGATGAACATAAATCCGGGATTAGTAACGGCTCTCATTCCGCTGGCACTCTCCAGCGACTGCAGAAAGAAACTGATCCCGATGGCATTAAAAGCAGCTATTATAACTGTACCGTATCTGGTGATCTGAGCTATCTTTTTCTGCCCCTCGGCTCCCTCTTTTTTCAATTTCTCGAAAAAGGGAATGATGCTCCCTAATAACTGAATAACAATTGAAGCTGTAATGTACGGCATGATACCTAAAGCAAAAACGGAAGCACGCTCAAAATTTCCACCAACAAACATG includes:
- the secY gene encoding preprotein translocase subunit SecY, giving the protein MFVGGNFERASVFALGIMPYITASIVIQLLGSIIPFFEKLKKEGAEGQKKIAQITRYGTVIIAAFNAIGISFFLQSLESASGMRAVTNPGFMFIFTTVVTLVTGTIVIMWLGEQITEFGIGNGISLIIFAGIIARYPQGFILMFNMIRAGAMSIFMGLLVLIIMVGVTASVILVTEAMRKIPVQYAKRVVGRRMYGGQSTHIPLRVNTAGVIPIIFAQSVIMFPRTIATFFPASDFMNVVIRWLSPGEFIYTTLYVLLIIFFAYFYTAIILNPVEMAENMKKYGGFIPGKKPGKKTAEYINNVLTRITLPGAIFFAFVAVLPEFMTKFTNLPFYFGGTGLIIIVGVALDTLQQIESHLVMRHYEGFMKKGKLRGRSGR